In Flavobacterium piscisymbiosum, the sequence AACGCATTATCGCGCGCTTCGATTTTAGATTTCACCAAATCAAACTCTTTTACGATTTTATTTGGGAATAATTCTTTAATAAAATTTACACCGTGCATATTGGTTCTTGCCGTAATGTAATCTTTATAATCACTTCCTTTATAAGTTCCTATAAAAATGTGATGATTCCAAAGCATAACATCTCCACCTTCTATATGAACTTCTTCTGGCGGACGAACTACTTTTAGAGGATCTATCTGATCAATTATATATTGAATAGCATCTAATTCACGCTCTCTATCAGGAAGAATATTTGATTTTACAAAAGTATCATCTATTACAAAACCTATATCTCTTGCAAAAATCTGATTGTAGTTTTCAATCATTTCAGGACGATAAACTTTTACATCATATTTTTGAAAAACGGCATTAAAAGTATCCATTTCAGCAACCATATCTTTTTCGATAGGATATGTCCCTGCTTTAATATGTTCCAATGATTTAGGATCATAGGCATCATCTAAAGATGGAGTCGGCCCATTATGAACAGCAGAACCCAAGACTACAGCACGCAATCTTGACGTTTCGTTCTTTATATTTAATTGCAACATAACTTTATTATATTTTGGCCAAAGATAAAAAAAGCTTCACAGTTAAGTGAAGCTTTAAAATATTTTTATTTGTTCGACTTAAAGTCTCTCAACGGGTGCCCAGTATAAATTTGTCTTGGTCGGCCAATTGGTTCTTTATTCTCACGCATTTCTTTCCATTGTGCAATCCACCCTGGTAATCTACCTATAGCAAACATTACTGTAAACATATCTGTAGGAATACCTAATGCTCTATAAATAATTCCAGAATAGAAATCTACGTTTGGATATAAGTTTCTTGATTTGAAGTATTCATCTTCTAAAGCTGCTGTTTCTAATTTTTTAGCGATCTCTAAAATAGGATCTTCAACTCCTAAAGTTTCCAAAACTTCTTTAGCTGCTTTTTTGATTATTTTAGCTCGTGGATCAAAGTTTTTGTAAACTCTGTGACCAAATCCCATTAAACGGAAAGGATCGTTTTTATCTTTCGCTTTCGCTAAAAATTTATCAGTATCACCACCGTCTTTATTAATTTCTTCCAGCATTTCAAGTACTGCCTGATTTGCACCTCCGTGAAGTGGTCCCCAAAGTGCAGAAACTCCTGCAGAGATAGAAGCAAATAAACCAGCATGAGATGACCCTACCATTCTTACTGTAGAAGTAGAACAGTTTTGTTCGTGATCTGCATGAAGAATAAATAATTTATCTAATGCTGCTACAATAACCGGATTAGCAGAGTAAGGGCTTGTAGGCAATTTAAACATTAATTGCATAAAATTATCTACATAACCTTGCGTATTGTCATAATAATTTAATGGATAACCCATAGTTTTTCTATAAGTCCACGTTGCAATTACAAGAAATTTACCCATTGTTTTGCAAATGGCTTCGTACATCTCTTTTTCATTTTCAACGTTTACCGCTTTTGGATTAAATGCTGTTAAAGCACTTGTCAAAGCTGATAACACTCCCATTGGGTGCGCTGTTTTAGGGAATCCGTCAATGATATTTTTCATCTCTTCGTTTACCAAAGTATGTTTTCTAATACCATTTTCAAACTGCTCTAATTGTTGAGCTGTTGGTAATTCACCAAAAATTAAAAGATAAGATACTTCTAAGAAATTAGCTTTTTCAGCTAAATCTTCGATTGAATATCCTCTGTAA encodes:
- a CDS encoding dimethylarginine dimethylaminohydrolase family protein codes for the protein MLQLNIKNETSRLRAVVLGSAVHNGPTPSLDDAYDPKSLEHIKAGTYPIEKDMVAEMDTFNAVFQKYDVKVYRPEMIENYNQIFARDIGFVIDDTFVKSNILPDRERELDAIQYIIDQIDPLKVVRPPEEVHIEGGDVMLWNHHIFIGTYKGSDYKDYITARTNMHGVNFIKELFPNKIVKEFDLVKSKIEARDNALHLDCCFQPVGKDKGIIYKRGFREEADYMYLVNLFGKENLFHIERNEMYNMFSNVFSIDENVVVSEKNFTRLNNWLRAKGFTVEEIPYAEIAKQEGLLRCSTLPLIRD
- a CDS encoding citrate synthase translates to MSKIATLEVDGQKIELPVITGSENESAIDINKLRDLTGIITLDPGYKNSGSCKSEITFLDGELGILRYRGYSIEDLAEKANFLEVSYLLIFGELPTAQQLEQFENGIRKHTLVNEEMKNIIDGFPKTAHPMGVLSALTSALTAFNPKAVNVENEKEMYEAICKTMGKFLVIATWTYRKTMGYPLNYYDNTQGYVDNFMQLMFKLPTSPYSANPVIVAALDKLFILHADHEQNCSTSTVRMVGSSHAGLFASISAGVSALWGPLHGGANQAVLEMLEEINKDGGDTDKFLAKAKDKNDPFRLMGFGHRVYKNFDPRAKIIKKAAKEVLETLGVEDPILEIAKKLETAALEDEYFKSRNLYPNVDFYSGIIYRALGIPTDMFTVMFAIGRLPGWIAQWKEMRENKEPIGRPRQIYTGHPLRDFKSNK